Part of the Perognathus longimembris pacificus isolate PPM17 chromosome 1, ASM2315922v1, whole genome shotgun sequence genome, GCCTGAGAACACCAGCCTCTGAGGGTACCTGTAGGAATTATTATCCTACAATGCTTGTTGAGCTCCCTGGAGAATATCTAGCATGAATTGACTTGAACATCAAGAGAGATTCTTAGGGCTATGGTGGAGCTCAGTTGATGTGCAGGCCCTAGGTTTCATCTCTAGTGCCACAAAGAGAAGAGGGTAGGAGAGAGAGATGTtttggaggtttgtttttttttcctttggtgccagtcctgggacttgaactcaggacctgcacactatttctgagctgctttttaaaaaaatttaaatcaagactagcactctacttgaccacagctccctttctagctattttgtggtcaattggaaagtctcctagacttttctgcccaggcaggctttgaacagtgatcctgagatttcagcctcctgaacagctagaattacaagtgtgaaccactggtacctggagagattcctttttttattttgaagaatatTAATATTTGCTATACTAAATACAAGTTTGTAtaatgagtgtatgtgtgtgtgtgcatactggggcttaaactcaggacctgggagttgtcccttagtttttctgctcaaggctagtgctctgccacttgaaccacagctccacttctgacttttggtggttaattggagacaagagtctcatggacttcccaggctgacttggaaccacaatcttctgatctcaacctcttgagtagctaggattacactctcGAGACTCTGACACTGGGCTATATTTGTGTAACTTTAAAGAACCACCACAATCTCTGTAAACCTTTTTGTGTGGACACTGCAGAAGTGGGAAGAGCACCCATGGCAACTCCTAAGCCACAAATGCGCTCTGGTTCTCCCCATGGCACAGGTGCAGCAAGCACCTGGACACAGTTCAGAAGAAAAGTAACTTCAGCTTTCACAACGTTAAATGATGTTAACTTTATACTGCCAGAGACAAGACCAGACAACAGAGAGATTATTCtttctcccatttccttccctcctaACCCATCCCTCGTTTCCCACCACAAGCTTTTTCactgcaatggaaaaaaaaaaatgttgcgtATCCTTTTAGGTCTTCAAAATTAGCAGTAATGAACAATTCCTGAAGTTTAATGAAGTAGTGTCACATTCCGGTTTCCTTGCATCTTGTTTTAAATTGCTCCTTTTGGCTTGAAAAATTGCTTAGCAAAGGCCAGCCATTAGTAATTAGTCCATGTTTGTGCGTGGCGTTTTTATTAGGAATGTCACTGGCAGAAAAGACCAAATGTGAGAGAAACACCTTGACTCAGCTTCCTACATGACACCAGCCATGTCATGGCTGGCTGGGGACAAGGCTGCTGAGTTGTGGGCAGTGACTAGAATGCAAGTGAGCACCCAAAGAGTGTTGGAAGTGCTGGCCCAGCGCTACTGAACACATAAAGTGACAGCAGGTGCCACACCCTCCTCCAAGGTGACTTTGACCTCAAGTCTATCCTGTCCAAACTCTGAAAGATTTGTCTTGCCCACTAGTTCCCACATCCCCCATCTTCCCATCAACCCCAGTCCCTGGCTCCTCCCTAAGGGACTGCCTTGCCCCAGGGGACTACGAGCCATGTCATGCCCTGTCCTTCTCATTGTCTTCTGTTCCCTGCAAACCTCTGCATCCTTAGAAAGTCATTTTTCTAGGACTTGTCCCTTTAAGCTATGgaggctcaggaggttgagatgaggatcctgatttgaaacaagccctggcaagaaagtccataagactctaagCTCCAATAACCCATCAAAAATCCAgatgcagagctgtggctcaattggtagagctctatccttgagtgataacactaagggacagtgcccagaccttgagtttgaCCCCCAGTATCAGTGcccatgcacgcacatgcatacgcatgtgcacgcacgtgcgcgtgcacacacacacacacacacactccttaacCTGCCTCCTCTTTACCCTAGGCCCACAATGATCTCCTTCCAGCCATCTCCCTCTACACTCCGAACTGTTCCAGGGATTCAGAAATGCATGGGTCCTCACAGCAGAGGAACAAGCATCTCTGCTTCTACGACTTGGCAGCTGGGAAACTTTGGGAATGCATTGTAACCTAGCTgagcctgtttcctcatctgttaaaCAGTAATCATTACGCAGGCTCCATACGGTGAAGTGAGAATCAAAGATCATTTGTGGCTTAGAGCGCTGATCACATAGCAgataaccaataaaaaaaaaaaacagagatatTTCTACATGTAAATAatcctgtgtgtgtctctgtctgtctgtattggggatggaactcaaggccttacactgGTCCTTGGCTTTTCAACTCAAGGATGAagttctaccaattaagccacacctctgctttcggctttttgctgattaattggagatgaaagtcccatggacttttctgcctgactggCTGTAAAGTttgatccccagatttcagcctcttgaatagctagaattacagatgtgagccacaggcacccaacactatttttgttttgttttttgagacacagtctcactttgtagcccaggctggtcttgaacctgaAACCTTTCTGCCTCCACATCCCAagtgctagtattacaggcctaTACCACCATTCCATTgaacagcactgttcaaaagCATTTTATAGAATAgtgaaaataaatgttctttatCTGTACTGTCCAATAAAGTAAACCCTAGTCCTGTATAGTTGAGGACTTAACTGCAAATTGAAGACTAGTTTGCTTTGTTTATTGAATGTACTGAGTTCACCTTAAATAGCCACATGCAATTCCTGCCTAGCATCCTGGGCAGTCCAGCTTAAGGTTGAACTTCCAGTTTAGagaaaacgagagagagagagagagagagagagagagagagagtaagtcATAGGTTAAATTGGTAAATTGGgtacaattcatttattttagtcTTAGGACAATTGGGAAAATTGAATATGGAATGATTAGTACATGGCTCTTTTGTTTACTTTACATGTAAAAATGCTACTATCTTCatttttaaggtgtgtgtgtgtgtgtgtgtgtgtgtgtgtgtgtatgtctattggctcaaggctagtgctctaccacttgagccatggctatacttctggctttttgggtgcttaattggagatgaggttcatggagtttcttgtctgtgctggctttgaacagtgctgcttagatctcagcctcctgagttgtaggagtacaagtgtgaggcactgatgCCTGGCTGTGTGCTTTTCTTGTTTGTGTTAGCGTTTTTAACATTGCTGGAGTAGCTAgggggtagctcagtggcagaaggcTTGCCTAGTGAGCCTATGGCACtcaggtttgatccctagcaacacagaaagaaaaagaaaagagagaacacaaagagatgAGCCCTCAGAAACAGCGAGGATTACACTTCATGTTTTCGGGAAGAGGCAGGTCATTGGGCGACATTGTGACTTTGTGTTAACCACCACTGGATCTAGTAGAACATCAACCAGTGTTTGTGGTGTTATTCTGAGTTGTCTGTTTAGCAGCTCTCATAGTAAACATAGGAAGGGAATGAAGAGACAAACATGTACCTATAAGCGAAGTGCTGCTCCAGTAGAGGAAGAGAAGGATTCTCAGCAGCCCTTACAGTCAGCAGGGCAAAAACAGAGACTATACTTTAGAGACCCTTGTCACTACCCAAGGAAGCATCTGGGTGTCAGGGGTTAACCCTgcgccttccccaccccacccagaccCAGGCCCTAGCTCCAAGTGCCAGCCCTCACCCTGCCCACCGAcaaagccctccctcccccctctgccaCAGACAGGGCCTGCCCTACCTCCAGGCACTTTGAAGATGAAAACTGCTGAGTCCCAGGGCCCAGGAACAAGCTTACTTTACCGAAAGGAGGGTGCGGGCCACTCCACCATTAAAGCACATTCTGCTGAGAGGTTGGCCAGCGCTAACTGCCCAAGCCCATAAAGCTCAATTGTCCAGCCCAGCTCTCCAACCAGGTCTGCAGAATGGGAGCATAAATAGGACCAAAAAAGCCTAGAGTGCACATTGCAGTTTCCATCAGACTCCAGCTCTACCATCCTGTCCTGCACAGCACACACTCTCAGAAGCACCATGACCTGTGGATCTGGATTCGGAGGCCGTGCCTTCAGCTGCGCCTCAGCCTGCGGACCCCGGCCCGGCCGCTGCTGCATCACCGCCGCCCCCTACCGCGGCATCTCCTGCTACCGCGGCCTCACGGGGGGCTTCGGCAGCCGCAGCGTCTGCGGGAGCTCCCGCTCCGGCTCCTATGGGCGCAGCTTCGGCTACCGCTCAGGGGGTGTCTGCGGGCCCAGCCCCCCATGCATCACCACCGTGTCCGTCAACGAGAGCCTCCTGACGCCCCTCAACCTGGAGATCGACCCCAGTGCCCAGTGCGTGAAGCATGAGGAGAAGGAGCAGATCAAGTGTCTCAACAGCAGGTTTGCTGCCTTCATCGACAAGGTGGGTGTCCTGGATCAAGCAGGACCTGAGCTCCCACCTGTCTGCACAGCCAAACCTGAGCTCTGAAGGAGCATCAGGGACAGAAAGACCTCTTCTTAATGAAGAGACTAGATTCAGGCAGAGAGGaaaactctctcacacacacacagaccataAAATCCAGACTAATGACTGTTCAGAGACAAAAGTATGAGAGAGGAATGGCCAGACTACTTTGGGACAAGCTTCCTAAGCTGGACTGAGAAGTCCCAGGTGACACAGTTACAGCTGCTGAAACCTAGGAGTTCTCGGGCTGGGGGCTGAGCTCCCTGTGAGGGCAAGGGCACTGCCTGCCCAAGGCAGAGGAGAAAGGTCAGGCTAGCTGAGCTTGCCCTGCATGGCGCCTGGCACCCTCTCCTTGGTCCCATCCCCAGAACCTGGGCTGGGGACCTGGGATTCCTATCTGGGAGGACTCCTGCCTCACCTGCCTTCAGGGACAGAGGCCCTGCAGCAGCCTCTGACCTTTCACACAGGAGGATTCAGCTCATCTGAAACTGGCCACTGCCCTCTGATTCCCCTGTTCCAGTAGGAAAGCAGGCATGCTTgagagacaggaagtggagacCTTCCTCTGTGCTCACCTCTTCCTACTGTCTTCTGGGTTAAAGCTGGGGTCCTGCTACAGTTCCTCACCTCCTACTTCcccatcctgaacaacaggtgcGCTTCCTGGAGCAGCAGAACAAGCTGCTGGAGACCAAGTGGCAGTTCTATCAGAACCGCAAATGCTGCGAGAGCAACCTGGAGCCCCTGTTCGAGGGCTACATTGAGACTCTGAGGAGGGAGGCCGAGTATGCGGAGGCTGACAGCGGGAGGCTGGCCGCAGAGCTCAACAATGTGCGCGAGGTGATGGAGGGCTACAAGAAGAAGTGAGTGTGTTCTGCCCAGCTGACAAACCTGACAgacagggaaagggaggagggaggatggggagcaGGGGAGGCTCAGCCAGACCCAGGGAGCTCCGGGATCCTCTCTTctgtggagttcaagccccaccaactGCCTGCAGCAGGCTGAGGGGCTCAGGAGATTCTAGCCACACTCAGCCTTGCTCCCTGGGACTGAGCCCCTACTCTCTGTGGAAGCAAACCCACAGTTCCTGTGTCTCCTCCCTGAATCTCAGGCTCCTATACCTGCAGGTCCTGATCACATGCAGCCCAGGGGCTGAGGAAGAGAAAGCCCCAGTCTCAGTGGACACAGCACCTTGGGTGCTCAGTCCTGAAGCCTCAGGGTCCCCTATGCTAGACCTGGGACTGGCATCTGGGTGAAGGGAGGCTGGCACTGCAGAACCCCAGAGGTGGTCACTGCAGTGGTCGCTTCTAACAAAGGGGATGGGGAGTTCTGTTCGGCCCTGCAAGGTGACTTCACCACAGCCTTTGCAAAGAGCCTGGGATGGCCCACATGAGTCTCTCCACCCCTCATGCACAGTGCACAGGGAAGCCCTGTTCCAGCCCCAGTCCAGTCAGGAAGGGCCTGGCAGGGCTGCCGGGCCCAGCTGTCAGGGGCTTCTCCTGTGCTCCTCCAGCGGGATGAGAGGTGTGGGTTCTGAAGGAGACTGGCCTTCTCTCATAtcccctctctcccatctcaGGTATGAAGAGGAAGTGTCTCTGAGGGCCACCGCTGAGAACGAGTTTGTGGCTCTGAAAAAGGCAAGTAGCAGCAAGTGGGCAGAGCCCCATGGAACCTCGGGGGTAGATCCTCCTGGGAGTCGCAAGTGCTCAACctttgggtggggggcagggagcttTGCACATCAGGATGGCACTTGGTGTTGCAGCCAGGGCTCTGGGACGTGCAGTGTCACCTGCCCTGGGTAGTGGATGTCTGCCTCAACCCCTGGCTGTCCTATTCTGCCTCGGAGGTTGGAGTTTGGCCTGGGGTCCCAGAGAACTGGAGCTTTTATGTCTTGACGGTCAGCATGGTCAACCCTGTACTATTCATAACTCACTTCACGCTAGGTCTACTGTTTAAGAGATCAGGGGAAGATCTAGGCATCTCAGGTGGACTTGACCTGGGCTACTGGAGTCAGCACAGGGTCCGGTGGTCTTCTGGGAGTCTTATGAGCAGGCTCCCTTGACAAGAAGAGTGTAGACAAGAAACAGAAGGTGAAACAGGAGTGGACAGAAGGGCAGCTCGTGTGTGTGAAGGTTTTGTCCTTATTGGTTGGAGTTTGCCTGGGACACAGCaggaagggaatgggagagatGAGTTATGGAAGTCCTTTGCCTGTGATGGAGCCTCAAGGTCCCTTGAGACTCACCCTTTGGCCTCCCTTCCCAGGACGTGGACTGTGCCTACCTGCGCAAGTCTGACCTGGAGGCCAACTCAGAGGCGCTGACCCAAGAGATCGACTTCCTGCGGCGACTCTATGAggaggtgaggggtgggggcCAGGCCTCCAGTGGTCAGCCAGAACAGAACACAAAGGCTGGGAGGGAAGCTGAGTGTGGAAAAGGGATTTGGGCAGTGGATTCTGCCCGTGGGGTTGTATGAAGGGGCAGGGACCATAATGGGCCAGGGCCACTGGCCAGTTAGAGAGAAGTCTGTTAGGTAGGGATGCCTTCTCCTAAAGTTGTCCTgtccctcctccccgtcctcctgcAGGAGATCCGTGTCCTCCACGCCCACATCTCAGACACCTCAGTCATTGTCAAGATGGACAACAGCCGGGACCTCAACATGGACTGCATTGTGGCTGAGATCAAGGCTCAGTATGATGACATCGCCACCCGCAGCAGGGCTGAGGCTGAGTCCTGGTACCGCAGCAAGGTAACttgcccaggaggctgccctgTAGACAGTGAGCAGGAGCAACTGCCTGCCTGCTAGAGAAGGTGGCATGGGAAGGGCGGGGCCAACAGCCCTCAAATGGGGTTCAGGGAAGGGCTGCCAGGTGTGGCTGTTTGCACacactgagcactgttccctctGCGCCTCGTGGGCACCCATGTTCCTTCCCAGTGTGAGGAGATCAAGGCCACCGTAATCCGACAAGGCGAGACCCTGCGCCGCACCAGGGAGGAGATGAATGAGATGAACCGCATCATCCAGAGGCTGACAGCTGAGATTGAGAATGCCAAGGTCCAGGTATGGGGTGGCTGTGCCCAAGACCAGAGCAGCTGGGGGACTGGCCCCTGTCACACAGTTAG contains:
- the LOC125364468 gene encoding keratin, type II cuticular Hb1-like, whose protein sequence is MTCGSGFGGRAFSCASACGPRPGRCCITAAPYRGISCYRGLTGGFGSRSVCGSSRSGSYGRSFGYRSGGVCGPSPPCITTVSVNESLLTPLNLEIDPSAQCVKHEEKEQIKCLNSRFAAFIDKVRFLEQQNKLLETKWQFYQNRKCCESNLEPLFEGYIETLRREAEYAEADSGRLAAELNNVREVMEGYKKKYEEEVSLRATAENEFVALKKDVDCAYLRKSDLEANSEALTQEIDFLRRLYEEEIRVLHAHISDTSVIVKMDNSRDLNMDCIVAEIKAQYDDIATRSRAEAESWYRSKCEEIKATVIRQGETLRRTREEMNEMNRIIQRLTAEIENAKVQNAKLEAAVSQSEQQGEAALTDARSKLTELEGALQKAKQDMACLLKEYQEVMNSKLGLDIEIATYRRLLEGEEHRLCEGVSAAPGAGLCVVTCACPAPGR